In a genomic window of Amycolatopsis japonica:
- a CDS encoding homogentisate 1,2-dioxygenase: protein MPYYRQVGEIPHKRHTAFRKPDGGLYAEELMGVEGFSADSALLYHRGLPTAIVDAVAIEDERGPITPNHPLKPRAFKTHDLKFGEADAVTDRRRLFGNADVTIGFVHATKPSPLYRNAAGDELFYVQGGGATVETIYGSLEVGDGDYLVIPTSCTYRVLPHGDDGVKLLTIEARGHIGPPKRYLSAKGQFLEHSPYCERDIRGPSEPLVVDGTDVEVLVRHRAGLTRYTYATHPFDVVGWDGCLYPWVFNIDDFEPITGRVHQPPPVHQTFEGPNFVVCSFCPRKVDYHPESIPVPYNHANVDSDELMFYVRGNYEARKGSGIEVGSLSLHPSGFTHGPQPGAAEASIGAQFFDETAVMVDTFAPLDLGEAADASEDHGYAWTWSGRGPGA, encoded by the coding sequence ATGCCTTACTACCGGCAGGTAGGCGAGATCCCGCACAAGCGCCACACCGCGTTCCGCAAGCCCGACGGGGGCCTGTACGCCGAGGAACTGATGGGTGTCGAGGGCTTCTCGGCGGACTCGGCGCTGCTCTATCACCGCGGCCTGCCGACGGCGATCGTCGACGCCGTCGCGATCGAGGACGAGCGCGGCCCGATCACCCCGAACCACCCGCTCAAGCCCCGCGCCTTCAAGACCCACGACCTCAAGTTCGGCGAGGCCGACGCGGTCACCGACCGGCGGCGGCTGTTCGGCAACGCCGACGTCACCATCGGCTTCGTCCACGCGACCAAGCCTTCGCCGCTGTACCGCAACGCGGCGGGCGACGAGCTGTTCTACGTCCAGGGCGGTGGCGCGACCGTCGAGACGATCTACGGCTCGCTGGAGGTCGGCGACGGCGACTACCTCGTCATCCCGACGTCGTGCACCTATCGTGTGCTGCCGCACGGCGACGACGGGGTCAAGCTGCTGACCATCGAGGCACGCGGCCACATCGGCCCGCCGAAGCGGTATCTGTCGGCGAAGGGTCAGTTCCTGGAGCACTCGCCGTACTGCGAGCGCGACATCCGCGGGCCGTCCGAGCCGCTGGTCGTCGACGGCACCGACGTCGAGGTCCTCGTGCGCCACCGCGCCGGGCTGACGCGCTACACCTACGCGACCCACCCGTTCGACGTCGTCGGCTGGGACGGCTGCCTGTACCCGTGGGTGTTCAACATCGACGACTTCGAGCCCATCACCGGCCGCGTGCACCAGCCGCCGCCCGTGCACCAGACGTTCGAGGGCCCGAACTTCGTGGTCTGCTCGTTCTGCCCGCGCAAGGTCGACTACCACCCCGAGTCGATCCCGGTGCCGTACAACCACGCGAACGTCGACTCGGACGAGCTGATGTTCTACGTCCGTGGGAACTACGAGGCGCGCAAGGGCTCCGGGATCGAGGTCGGCTCGCTTTCGCTGCACCCGTCCGGCTTCACGCACGGGCCGCAGCCCGGCGCGGCCGAGGCGTCGATCGGGGCGCAGTTCTTCGACGAGACCGCGGTCATGGTGGACACCTTCGCCCCGCTGGATCTCGGCGAGGCGGCCGACGCATCGGAGGATCACGGCTACGCGTGGACCTGGTCCGGCCGGGGCCCCGGCGCTTGA